One Vanessa atalanta chromosome 20, ilVanAtal1.2, whole genome shotgun sequence genomic window carries:
- the LOC125072005 gene encoding uncharacterized protein LOC125072005 isoform X1, translated as METDGSEYVGQSNNSIEGSQSAVNNLIIDYYKKFGRKRDLEQFFSLSTAQSDIKDPTSLFWRKMKSQADSSDSGEKKSESSAELCRISIKCSIPEPSTSQNDYKNFKSDSESPPIIKDEAAPDVSRISDNESIKSEDMYSHKSVDGTLDTSINKPHSPTSSITSQRKLEWDSLADVGYANASDRKNSASSLSTIERMALQQQYSNNDTKQDSDLGMPTAQSTPLDVNDNKAKNKKGFAKKTTKIYNRDIDSVNLNISQTSDNNRQPINVNLTKHISFNVEKDGGISIENVSKNVSLSPEKVSVETEVTPQATIDKEIQTTLNKNKQKSSSSSDFKEQHAKTIPVLINLNTLKKKTRKKKVMRIKRQQRRKCLATERKYVPLEKSTEQPSEAESFEYMPGHIYNQNQMNELNKNNNDYGNKSSLESSAGLTTDSSKTIKYSFTKDLETGIDILKKALEHRFEDSKLKKKLIKEVVQRLIKTKYKDDDSSAEFLSGLSFDSKKLDLHDITHSTSSTSDANNTATKSKSAKPKKSILRMDKFNASAIASTSQSVPNLPVLSKIETPIACPKKAVDLSNTDSEISNKNKKISDTGIDKTSSEVLYKKYLDALKREENYKKHLKDKEIFLKQKLVSSDLAFNVVTQAERRKNNLKDLMNDLVRNNYDDGSGDASKLEGGSNSNINLDNYNSLRKQRSHSVFTLSSGNSDNYTKRSNENKKSQNKVDSAKDCYHRAERHYCCCPYHTSHSRIGVLDSAVQVNIKSKDDICPDTKATQSSPQEHNEISEKICQHKCEKCKRPQTKTHIVSDCANDDIKYFCVCTGDEGTQKVPENILIYKCSRLTNKYLNLGDNLTPKVSNTVSEQFSSNSTSPRQKISTFNSEDCEKKCLIIKDNISLNNQTSKSSQTNLNLPIKLRSKSSEQSLDSTSTGEKYGNKKLDNIQTTIDPLNGRTNKYIHEATRCIQTEISIDPKISDPSLSDINIINDKNCVELISEKFKEVSQSSSIQKQTEFKSGSSSAESNAIYEKESSKCVCVNVKEQSTNTVEKYDKEIQSSVDINNVIPVHVDKQSSNNFTIPIQGTNMTLKVSLGSGKDDNLFTKDTMQNDLTHNTKFVCTGTETDKNNIVENYTSLQEECSKGVQSNNANIFDEFYEQTKTDTACCENKNAVCENIATNTQEHTTFPKPCSVNTCLTDCCKYNTFPTNDKRNIQKPLLRSNTDTGKMEKSCHVTFTPINNQVIKDAEIQPNLAPISQMQSKSISTMDCRDKAQVICSEKNSLKSIDTKKSKSSSETEEGIPLKSSNSDTDNDTKSSTSKDPILDIIQDITRRYSKKDIEKTKRKKCFREIITFLNYLLDTDETTDQDGNKTSSSSACETVCDSNNKFLAKESYKLSPRKTFVDKGVQLSTEKSKSYKSCTTSSDSPISTELPSTSSDNATCKILNKIKKECEKYHQKRCKSHGKEKKCEASSSTSMNCDQCRRVHHCSCKGHKCKNHKARKSGEKKKKCVAYNLIIQTSDSVVSEEVTCDNKRHKLQNIIVKVPSKRKVENMPFKEVATKIEKDMLHCSPRSKNYRSRSLPNDSEISSTDEFLRKTNAYTVREYLERNRPDFVEKCSKRQHCLKLINETRASERSAKRQLLSLQLDRAQALSGLNENELKNFAKLLGHELRRKKVAPKFISEREMKKHSEKIYKSLPEVVHKKEEIRKENIKKTNLLMANIFKKNLQKKTLQGAVNLSNYSTVIKI; from the exons atgGAAACTGATGGATCGGAGTATGTAGGTCAATCGAATAATTCTATTGAGGGATCCCAATCGGCAGTCAACAATTTGATTATAGATTACTACAAAAAATTTGGAAGGAAGAGAGATTTAGAACAATTTTTTTCTCTATCTACAGCCCAAAGTGATATAAAAGATCCTACGAGTTTGTTTTGGAGAAAGATGAAATCTCAGGCTGATTCTTCGGACTCTGGAGAGAAAAAAAGTGAATCGTCCGCAGAACTTTGTCGAATTTCTATAAAGTGCTCTATTCCTGAGCCCTCCACATCACAG aatgattataaaaactttaaaagtgATTCAGAGTCTCCACCGATTATAAAAGATGAAGCAGCACCGGATGTGTCTAGAATATCAGATAATGAATCTATTAAATCTGAAGATATGTATTCCCATAAAT CTGTTGATGGCACATTGGATACTTCAATAAATAAGCCACATTCACCAACCAGCAGTATTACATCTCAAAGAAAACTTGAATGGGATTCCTTGGCAGATGTTGGTTATGCCAATGCAAGTGATAGAAAGAATTCAGCATCAAGCTTAAGCACGATAGAGCGGATGGCATTGCAGCAACAATACTCAAATAATGATACAAAGCAAGACTCAGATTTAGGAATGCCAACTGCACAATCAACACCTCTTGATGTTAATGACAATAaagcaaaaaacaaaaaaggctTTGCtaagaaaacaacaaaaatatataacagagaTATTGATTCGGTTAATCTTAATATCTCTCAAACCTCTGACAATAATCGGCAaccaataaatgtaaatttgacAAAACATATATCTTTCAATGTTGAAAAAGATGGAGGTATTAGTATTGAAAATGTTTCGAAAAATGTATCTTTAAGTCCAGAAAAAGTTTCAGTCGAAACTGAAGTAACACCTCAAGCTACAATTGATAAAGAGATACAAAcaactttgaataaaaataaacagaaatcaAGCAGTTCTAGTGATTTCAAAGAACAACATGCCAAAACAATTCCTGTTCTAATCAATTTGAAcactttaaagaaaaaaacacgAAAAAAGAAAGTTATGCGAATAAAACGGCAGCAAAGAAGAAAATGTTTAGCCACTGAAAGAAAATATGTTCCACTTGAAAAAAGTACAGAACAGCCATCAGAAGCAGAGAGTTTTGAATATATGCCAGGTCATATttacaatcaaaatcaaatgaatgaactgaataaaaacaataatgacTATGGTAATAAATCTAGTCTAGAATCAAGTGCCGGACTTACAACTGACTCAAgtaaaacaatcaaatattctTTTACAAAGGATTTAGAAACAGGCATTGATATACTCAAAAAAGCTCTAGAACATCGATTTGAAGATTCAAAACTAAAAAAGAAACTAATTAAGGAAGTAGTCCAGAGacttattaaaacgaaatataaagaTGATGATAGTTCAGCGGAATTTTTATCAGGCTTAAGTTTTGATAGTAAAAAATTAGATTTACATGATATCACTCATTCAACATCAAGTACCTCAGATGCAAATAACACCGCCACTAAATCCAAATCAGCCAAACCAAAGAAATCTATTTTACGCATGGACAAATTTAATGCTAGTGCAATAGCATCAACATCTCAGAGTGTCCCTAATTTACCTGTTCTTTCGAAGATTGAAACACCTATTGCTTGTCCCAAAAAGGCAGTTGACTTGTCTAATACAGATTCAGAGatatccaataaaaataaaaaaatatcagataCTGGAATTGATAAAACTTCATcagaagtattatataaaaagtacttaGATGCGTTGAAGAGAGAAGagaattacaaaaaacatttaaaggacaaagaaatatttcttaagcaAAAACTTGTAAGTTCCGATCTTGCATTCAATGTTGTTACTCAAGCTGAAAggagaaaaaataatttgaaagacTTAATGAATGATTTAGTAAGAAACAATTACGACGATGGATCAGGCGATGCCAGTAAATTAGAGGGTGGATCCAATTCGAATATCAATTTAGACAATTATAATTCTTTAAGAAAACAAAGAAGTCATTCTGTTTTTACTCTGTCATCTGGTAACTCTGATAATTACACAAAGagatcaaatgaaaataaaaaatcacaaaacaAAGTTGATAGTGCCAAAGATTGTTACCACAGAGCTGAGAGGCACTATTGTTGTTGTCCTTATCACACATCACATTCGCGAATCGGAGTCTTAGATAGTGCAgtacaagtaaatataaaaagtaaagatgATATCTGTCCTGATACAAAAGCTACACAAAGTTCGCCACAAGAGCATAACGAGATAAGTGAAAAAATATGCCAACACAAATGTGAGAAATGTAAAAGGCCTCAGACTAAAACTCATATTGTATCTGATTGTGCAAATGATGATATCAAATATTTCTGTGTCTGCACTGGAGACGAAGGAACGCAAAAAGTACctgaaaatatacttatttataaatgttcaaGACTGACCAATAAGTACCTAAACTTGGGTGATAATTTAACGCCAAAAGTATCTAATACTGTAAGTGAACAGTTTTCAAGTAATTCTACCTCACCTCGTCAGAAAATATCAACATTCAATAGTGAAGATTGTGAGAAaaagtgtttaattattaaagacaatattagtttaaataatcaGACATCAAAATCATCACAAACAAATCTCAACTTACCGATTAAACTTCGAAGTAAATCTAGTGAGCAAAGTTTAGATTCGACTTCGACTGGAGAAAAATATGGTAACAAAAAGCTTGATAATATACAAACTACTATAGATCCGTTAAATGGAaggactaataaatatatacatgagGCTACTCGATGCATACAAACTGAAATAAGCATTGATCCAAAAATATCTGATCCTTCATTGTctgatataaacataattaatgataaaaattgtgTCGAATTAATAAGTGAAAAATTCAAAGAAGTTTCACAGTCCAGTAGTATCCAGAAACAAACCGAATTTAAAAGTGGTAGTAGTTCGGCAGAGAGTAATGCTATATATGAAAAAGAATCTTCCAAATGTGTGTGTGTCAATGTTAAAGAACAATCTACAAATACTGTTGAAAAATACGATAAAGAGATTCAATCGTCtgttgatattaataatgttatacctGTTCACGTGGATAAACAGAGTTCTAACAATTTTACCATTCCAATTCAGGGCACAAATATGACACTAAAAGTCAGCTTAGGATCTGGAAAGGATGACAATTTATTTACGAAAGATACAATGCAAAATGATTTAACGCATAACACAAAATTTGTATGTACGGGAACTgagacagataaaaataatatcgttgaAAATTATACGTCACTACAAGAAGAGTGTTCGAAAGGAGTACAGTCaaataatgcaaatatatttgatgAGTTTTATGAACAAACAAAGACTGATACTGCAtgctgtgaaaataaaaatgcagtTTGCGAAAATATTGCCACGAATACACAAGAACATACTACGTTCCCTAAACCTTGTTCCGTAAATACGTGTCTCACTGATTGTTGCAAATACAATACTTTTCCAACAAACGATAAAAGAAATATTCAGAAACCCTTACTTCGTTCCAATACAGACACCGGCAAAATGGAGAAATCTTGTCATGTAACATTTACTCCAATTAACAATCAAGTCATAAAAGATGCAGAAATACAACCAAATCTTGCGCCGATATCGCAAATGCAATCAAAATCTATATCCACAATGGATTGTAGAGATAAAGCTCAAGTTATTTGTTCGgaaaaaaactctttaaaatcAATAGACACTAAGAAAAGCAAATCAAGTTCTGAAACGGAAGAAGGGATACCGTTAAAAAGTTCTAATAGTGACACCGATAATGATACCAAATCGTCAACCTCTAAAGATCCCATACTTGATATAATACAAGATATAACGAGACGATATTCTAAGAAAGATATTGAAAAAACTAAAAGAAAGAAATGTTTTCgtgaaattattacatttctaaATTATCTCTTAGACACAGATGAAACCACAGATCAAGATGGAAATAAAACGTCATCTTCGTCAGCATGCGAAACTGTATGTGATTCCAATAACAAGTTTTTAGCTAAAGAGTCTTACAAATTATCTCCAAGGAAGACTTTTGTGGATAAAGGCGTACAGTTATCCACAGAAAAGTCGAAATCTTACAAATCGTGTACAACTTCTTCAGATTCTCCTATTTCAACTGAATTACCGAGTACATCGTCTGATAATGCAActtgtaaaatattgaataaaataaaaaaggaatgcgaaaaatatcatcaaaagcGTTGCAAATCTCATGGTAAAGAAAAGAAGTGCGAAGCTTCGAGCAGTACTTCTATGAACTGCGACCAGTGTCGACGTGTGCACCATTGCTCGTGTAAAGGGCATAAATGTAAAAACCACAAAGCAAGAAAATCCGgcgaaaaaaagaaaaaatgcgTCGCGTACAACTTGATTATACAGACATCAGACAGTGTGGTCAGTGAAGAGGTAACTTGTGATAATAAACGTCATAAGTTGCAAAATATAATCGTAAAAGTACCGTCGAAGCGGAAGGTAGAAAATATGCCCTTTAAAGAAGTGGCCACGAAAATTGAAAAGGATATGCTCCATTGCAGCCCGAGATCTAAGAATTACCGATCAAGAAGTTTGCCGAATGATAGCGAGATATCTAGCACAGACGAATTTCTGAGGAAGACTAATGCATACACTGTAAGGGAATATTTAGAAAGAAATCGTCCCGACTTTGTAGAGAAGTGTTCGAAGCGTCAACATTGCTTGAAGTTGATCAACGAAACTAG
- the LOC125072005 gene encoding uncharacterized protein LOC125072005 isoform X2 — METDGSEYVAQSDIKDPTSLFWRKMKSQADSSDSGEKKSESSAELCRISIKCSIPEPSTSQNDYKNFKSDSESPPIIKDEAAPDVSRISDNESIKSEDMYSHKSVDGTLDTSINKPHSPTSSITSQRKLEWDSLADVGYANASDRKNSASSLSTIERMALQQQYSNNDTKQDSDLGMPTAQSTPLDVNDNKAKNKKGFAKKTTKIYNRDIDSVNLNISQTSDNNRQPINVNLTKHISFNVEKDGGISIENVSKNVSLSPEKVSVETEVTPQATIDKEIQTTLNKNKQKSSSSSDFKEQHAKTIPVLINLNTLKKKTRKKKVMRIKRQQRRKCLATERKYVPLEKSTEQPSEAESFEYMPGHIYNQNQMNELNKNNNDYGNKSSLESSAGLTTDSSKTIKYSFTKDLETGIDILKKALEHRFEDSKLKKKLIKEVVQRLIKTKYKDDDSSAEFLSGLSFDSKKLDLHDITHSTSSTSDANNTATKSKSAKPKKSILRMDKFNASAIASTSQSVPNLPVLSKIETPIACPKKAVDLSNTDSEISNKNKKISDTGIDKTSSEVLYKKYLDALKREENYKKHLKDKEIFLKQKLVSSDLAFNVVTQAERRKNNLKDLMNDLVRNNYDDGSGDASKLEGGSNSNINLDNYNSLRKQRSHSVFTLSSGNSDNYTKRSNENKKSQNKVDSAKDCYHRAERHYCCCPYHTSHSRIGVLDSAVQVNIKSKDDICPDTKATQSSPQEHNEISEKICQHKCEKCKRPQTKTHIVSDCANDDIKYFCVCTGDEGTQKVPENILIYKCSRLTNKYLNLGDNLTPKVSNTVSEQFSSNSTSPRQKISTFNSEDCEKKCLIIKDNISLNNQTSKSSQTNLNLPIKLRSKSSEQSLDSTSTGEKYGNKKLDNIQTTIDPLNGRTNKYIHEATRCIQTEISIDPKISDPSLSDINIINDKNCVELISEKFKEVSQSSSIQKQTEFKSGSSSAESNAIYEKESSKCVCVNVKEQSTNTVEKYDKEIQSSVDINNVIPVHVDKQSSNNFTIPIQGTNMTLKVSLGSGKDDNLFTKDTMQNDLTHNTKFVCTGTETDKNNIVENYTSLQEECSKGVQSNNANIFDEFYEQTKTDTACCENKNAVCENIATNTQEHTTFPKPCSVNTCLTDCCKYNTFPTNDKRNIQKPLLRSNTDTGKMEKSCHVTFTPINNQVIKDAEIQPNLAPISQMQSKSISTMDCRDKAQVICSEKNSLKSIDTKKSKSSSETEEGIPLKSSNSDTDNDTKSSTSKDPILDIIQDITRRYSKKDIEKTKRKKCFREIITFLNYLLDTDETTDQDGNKTSSSSACETVCDSNNKFLAKESYKLSPRKTFVDKGVQLSTEKSKSYKSCTTSSDSPISTELPSTSSDNATCKILNKIKKECEKYHQKRCKSHGKEKKCEASSSTSMNCDQCRRVHHCSCKGHKCKNHKARKSGEKKKKCVAYNLIIQTSDSVVSEEVTCDNKRHKLQNIIVKVPSKRKVENMPFKEVATKIEKDMLHCSPRSKNYRSRSLPNDSEISSTDEFLRKTNAYTVREYLERNRPDFVEKCSKRQHCLKLINETRASERSAKRQLLSLQLDRAQALSGLNENELKNFAKLLGHELRRKKVAPKFISEREMKKHSEKIYKSLPEVVHKKEEIRKENIKKTNLLMANIFKKNLQKKTLQGAVNLSNYSTVIKI, encoded by the exons atgGAAACTGATGGATCGGAGTATGTAG CCCAAAGTGATATAAAAGATCCTACGAGTTTGTTTTGGAGAAAGATGAAATCTCAGGCTGATTCTTCGGACTCTGGAGAGAAAAAAAGTGAATCGTCCGCAGAACTTTGTCGAATTTCTATAAAGTGCTCTATTCCTGAGCCCTCCACATCACAG aatgattataaaaactttaaaagtgATTCAGAGTCTCCACCGATTATAAAAGATGAAGCAGCACCGGATGTGTCTAGAATATCAGATAATGAATCTATTAAATCTGAAGATATGTATTCCCATAAAT CTGTTGATGGCACATTGGATACTTCAATAAATAAGCCACATTCACCAACCAGCAGTATTACATCTCAAAGAAAACTTGAATGGGATTCCTTGGCAGATGTTGGTTATGCCAATGCAAGTGATAGAAAGAATTCAGCATCAAGCTTAAGCACGATAGAGCGGATGGCATTGCAGCAACAATACTCAAATAATGATACAAAGCAAGACTCAGATTTAGGAATGCCAACTGCACAATCAACACCTCTTGATGTTAATGACAATAaagcaaaaaacaaaaaaggctTTGCtaagaaaacaacaaaaatatataacagagaTATTGATTCGGTTAATCTTAATATCTCTCAAACCTCTGACAATAATCGGCAaccaataaatgtaaatttgacAAAACATATATCTTTCAATGTTGAAAAAGATGGAGGTATTAGTATTGAAAATGTTTCGAAAAATGTATCTTTAAGTCCAGAAAAAGTTTCAGTCGAAACTGAAGTAACACCTCAAGCTACAATTGATAAAGAGATACAAAcaactttgaataaaaataaacagaaatcaAGCAGTTCTAGTGATTTCAAAGAACAACATGCCAAAACAATTCCTGTTCTAATCAATTTGAAcactttaaagaaaaaaacacgAAAAAAGAAAGTTATGCGAATAAAACGGCAGCAAAGAAGAAAATGTTTAGCCACTGAAAGAAAATATGTTCCACTTGAAAAAAGTACAGAACAGCCATCAGAAGCAGAGAGTTTTGAATATATGCCAGGTCATATttacaatcaaaatcaaatgaatgaactgaataaaaacaataatgacTATGGTAATAAATCTAGTCTAGAATCAAGTGCCGGACTTACAACTGACTCAAgtaaaacaatcaaatattctTTTACAAAGGATTTAGAAACAGGCATTGATATACTCAAAAAAGCTCTAGAACATCGATTTGAAGATTCAAAACTAAAAAAGAAACTAATTAAGGAAGTAGTCCAGAGacttattaaaacgaaatataaagaTGATGATAGTTCAGCGGAATTTTTATCAGGCTTAAGTTTTGATAGTAAAAAATTAGATTTACATGATATCACTCATTCAACATCAAGTACCTCAGATGCAAATAACACCGCCACTAAATCCAAATCAGCCAAACCAAAGAAATCTATTTTACGCATGGACAAATTTAATGCTAGTGCAATAGCATCAACATCTCAGAGTGTCCCTAATTTACCTGTTCTTTCGAAGATTGAAACACCTATTGCTTGTCCCAAAAAGGCAGTTGACTTGTCTAATACAGATTCAGAGatatccaataaaaataaaaaaatatcagataCTGGAATTGATAAAACTTCATcagaagtattatataaaaagtacttaGATGCGTTGAAGAGAGAAGagaattacaaaaaacatttaaaggacaaagaaatatttcttaagcaAAAACTTGTAAGTTCCGATCTTGCATTCAATGTTGTTACTCAAGCTGAAAggagaaaaaataatttgaaagacTTAATGAATGATTTAGTAAGAAACAATTACGACGATGGATCAGGCGATGCCAGTAAATTAGAGGGTGGATCCAATTCGAATATCAATTTAGACAATTATAATTCTTTAAGAAAACAAAGAAGTCATTCTGTTTTTACTCTGTCATCTGGTAACTCTGATAATTACACAAAGagatcaaatgaaaataaaaaatcacaaaacaAAGTTGATAGTGCCAAAGATTGTTACCACAGAGCTGAGAGGCACTATTGTTGTTGTCCTTATCACACATCACATTCGCGAATCGGAGTCTTAGATAGTGCAgtacaagtaaatataaaaagtaaagatgATATCTGTCCTGATACAAAAGCTACACAAAGTTCGCCACAAGAGCATAACGAGATAAGTGAAAAAATATGCCAACACAAATGTGAGAAATGTAAAAGGCCTCAGACTAAAACTCATATTGTATCTGATTGTGCAAATGATGATATCAAATATTTCTGTGTCTGCACTGGAGACGAAGGAACGCAAAAAGTACctgaaaatatacttatttataaatgttcaaGACTGACCAATAAGTACCTAAACTTGGGTGATAATTTAACGCCAAAAGTATCTAATACTGTAAGTGAACAGTTTTCAAGTAATTCTACCTCACCTCGTCAGAAAATATCAACATTCAATAGTGAAGATTGTGAGAAaaagtgtttaattattaaagacaatattagtttaaataatcaGACATCAAAATCATCACAAACAAATCTCAACTTACCGATTAAACTTCGAAGTAAATCTAGTGAGCAAAGTTTAGATTCGACTTCGACTGGAGAAAAATATGGTAACAAAAAGCTTGATAATATACAAACTACTATAGATCCGTTAAATGGAaggactaataaatatatacatgagGCTACTCGATGCATACAAACTGAAATAAGCATTGATCCAAAAATATCTGATCCTTCATTGTctgatataaacataattaatgataaaaattgtgTCGAATTAATAAGTGAAAAATTCAAAGAAGTTTCACAGTCCAGTAGTATCCAGAAACAAACCGAATTTAAAAGTGGTAGTAGTTCGGCAGAGAGTAATGCTATATATGAAAAAGAATCTTCCAAATGTGTGTGTGTCAATGTTAAAGAACAATCTACAAATACTGTTGAAAAATACGATAAAGAGATTCAATCGTCtgttgatattaataatgttatacctGTTCACGTGGATAAACAGAGTTCTAACAATTTTACCATTCCAATTCAGGGCACAAATATGACACTAAAAGTCAGCTTAGGATCTGGAAAGGATGACAATTTATTTACGAAAGATACAATGCAAAATGATTTAACGCATAACACAAAATTTGTATGTACGGGAACTgagacagataaaaataatatcgttgaAAATTATACGTCACTACAAGAAGAGTGTTCGAAAGGAGTACAGTCaaataatgcaaatatatttgatgAGTTTTATGAACAAACAAAGACTGATACTGCAtgctgtgaaaataaaaatgcagtTTGCGAAAATATTGCCACGAATACACAAGAACATACTACGTTCCCTAAACCTTGTTCCGTAAATACGTGTCTCACTGATTGTTGCAAATACAATACTTTTCCAACAAACGATAAAAGAAATATTCAGAAACCCTTACTTCGTTCCAATACAGACACCGGCAAAATGGAGAAATCTTGTCATGTAACATTTACTCCAATTAACAATCAAGTCATAAAAGATGCAGAAATACAACCAAATCTTGCGCCGATATCGCAAATGCAATCAAAATCTATATCCACAATGGATTGTAGAGATAAAGCTCAAGTTATTTGTTCGgaaaaaaactctttaaaatcAATAGACACTAAGAAAAGCAAATCAAGTTCTGAAACGGAAGAAGGGATACCGTTAAAAAGTTCTAATAGTGACACCGATAATGATACCAAATCGTCAACCTCTAAAGATCCCATACTTGATATAATACAAGATATAACGAGACGATATTCTAAGAAAGATATTGAAAAAACTAAAAGAAAGAAATGTTTTCgtgaaattattacatttctaaATTATCTCTTAGACACAGATGAAACCACAGATCAAGATGGAAATAAAACGTCATCTTCGTCAGCATGCGAAACTGTATGTGATTCCAATAACAAGTTTTTAGCTAAAGAGTCTTACAAATTATCTCCAAGGAAGACTTTTGTGGATAAAGGCGTACAGTTATCCACAGAAAAGTCGAAATCTTACAAATCGTGTACAACTTCTTCAGATTCTCCTATTTCAACTGAATTACCGAGTACATCGTCTGATAATGCAActtgtaaaatattgaataaaataaaaaaggaatgcgaaaaatatcatcaaaagcGTTGCAAATCTCATGGTAAAGAAAAGAAGTGCGAAGCTTCGAGCAGTACTTCTATGAACTGCGACCAGTGTCGACGTGTGCACCATTGCTCGTGTAAAGGGCATAAATGTAAAAACCACAAAGCAAGAAAATCCGgcgaaaaaaagaaaaaatgcgTCGCGTACAACTTGATTATACAGACATCAGACAGTGTGGTCAGTGAAGAGGTAACTTGTGATAATAAACGTCATAAGTTGCAAAATATAATCGTAAAAGTACCGTCGAAGCGGAAGGTAGAAAATATGCCCTTTAAAGAAGTGGCCACGAAAATTGAAAAGGATATGCTCCATTGCAGCCCGAGATCTAAGAATTACCGATCAAGAAGTTTGCCGAATGATAGCGAGATATCTAGCACAGACGAATTTCTGAGGAAGACTAATGCATACACTGTAAGGGAATATTTAGAAAGAAATCGTCCCGACTTTGTAGAGAAGTGTTCGAAGCGTCAACATTGCTTGAAGTTGATCAACGAAACTAG
- the LOC125071754 gene encoding trafficking protein particle complex subunit 3: protein MSRQTSRLDAKKVNSELLTLTYGALVSQMLKETENPEDVNKQLERIGYNMGVRLIEDFLARTTSTRCLEMRETADKIQQAFRLYLNMQPTVTSWSSAGDEFSLVWDQCSLSEWVEMPNNGLKYCALIPGAIRGALQMVQLDVQCWFVQDQLKGDAVTELRVKYIKRLEDAVPAGED from the exons atGTCGCGTCAAACATCTCGCCTGGACGCTAAAAAAGTg AATTCGGAACTATTGACGCTTACATATGGTGCTTTAGTTTCCCAAATGCTAAAGGAAACGGAAAACCCAGAGGACGTAAACAAACAGTTGGAGCGAATTGGTTACAATATGGGCGTGCGACTTATCGAAGACTTTCTCGCTCGAACAACGTCGACTCGCTGCCTGGAAATGAGGGAGACAGCTGATAAAATTCAACAGGCCTTTAG GTTATACTTGAATATGCAGCCCACAGTTACCAGCTGGAGCAGTGCAGGTGATGAATTCTCCCTCGTTTGGGACCAGTGCTCGCTTAGTGAATGGGTTGAAATGCCAAATAATGGACTTAAATATTGTGCTCTGATACCAGGAGCTATAAGAGGTGCCTTGCAAATGGTGCAGCTTGATGTGCAGTGTTGGTTTGTTCag GATCAGTTGAAAGGTGATGCAGTTACTGAGCTTAgagtgaaatatataaaaaggttgGAAGATGCCGTACCCGCTGGAGAGGATTAA